The Nicotiana sylvestris chromosome 6, ASM39365v2, whole genome shotgun sequence genomic sequence caagacaacacacataacgtagtatttaaGTGCGCTATATATATTCAAACAAAACATAGCATTTACCCGTGCTATTTATATTCACACAAAATATAGTATTTAACCGCACTATGTTTCGCGTGTTAAAGATTCTTTCTGATACAAAATAACTTTTTCGCAGTCGGGCAGCTTTTCtgatcgacaagacaacacacataatgtagtatttaaccgtgtaaaaattttccattttttaatcCAATACTCTTTTTGATTACATGAACGGGAGGGAGAAATTTATTAATTTACTCAATTGAAAAATGTTAAATATCAATAAGATTTAACAaaaatggaaacataattttatttgatatatcttgcaacataaacaagtacatacacttattacaaaaaatattacaaaaataaaacactacgtgtatccttgatagttgggcacATTAGATGAACTTGCACCAAGAGCTGGATTACCATCGTCACCCAAACCaactgaaggacatttacgatagtcgtgtcctgtttgcgagcatatgccacatttacgcgcataaacggtatcaccaacatccatttggttccataTATGCGTTCTTTTTTGCACTTGTAGCTTatgcaaatagtccttgttacacaacattttaaatggttccggcaGCCAatatgctcagcacccactggctgcaactgcccactatataTGTTTAAGTATACAacaacactgtattgcctatcaacatagttggttggCCCTAAACCTgtatgttgaaagcacttcatggcatgtgagcacgacatgtggtagatggaccatttcccacaagAACACAATCTGCTGGCTTCATTTATGGTGTGTACCTTATTCCCTCGATGTTGATAGATAGTGGTGCGAACATCAAAAACACCCCGATCGTGATCATAttgtaaaaatgaatgccaatgtgctcgcctcctgtatttctcaaatcttttcattggtattggcataaattcaacacttATGTCCATCAATTTCGATGCACctctatgcctttcaacaaacctctctgcCATCTATTTAAATGCCATCCGGACCATGACAGTGACCGGAAATCCGCGTACAGACTTCAATAACCTTTTAAAAgactccgacacatttgtagtcagggtTCCCCATtgtctgccaccatccgcatgcaatgTCCACTTGTAAAGCTCATGTCGCATCAACCAATGATAGGCTCTTTCGTCTAACTGTCGGATCGATTCCATACGCCACCTGAATTTGCACTGATGGTGATCAATTGCAgtcatccacattaaatcatgcaagtccttgttgggatatttcttctggaaactggccttcaggtgcctcacatAATAACTATGGTATGCATAGGGTTCATGTTATTCAGGAAAATTCTCTACAAAACTTAATATACCACCATGCcaatcagatattagacaaatacaatgttgtttgacaacgtgctgcttcaagtggttcaaaaatagcgtcCATGTCTCTTGGCTTTCATTGGCAAAGATGGAAAAGGCTAGtagaaatatttgtccattggcatCTACTACAACGGTGATCAacagcttaatatcatactttccatagacatgagtaccatCTATGGAAATTACCGGAcggcaatgcacaaaaccatcaattgctggtttaaatgcccAGAACACGTATCTGAATATATATTCTGGTATTCCTGCACTCCGCTCAAGCATCCATTCAACAATAGTCCTGAGGTTAAAGTGTTTTAATGCGGCCATATACCTGggtagagatgcaaatgacttatcccagtcaccataaacaatttcaaatgCATGTTTGCGCCCGAGATATACCTTTCTTTTGGTAATAGTACACCCATATTCCTGGTAGACGGATGTAATATactctttgatcttgtaccttatggacgcttcaatGCGTCGAATCAGttgaagagaaatcaagtcaacatccaagttgaagtggtTCCCATTATGTGTCCATTTCATAATTGTGGGTGCCAATATATTTATCCACTTTCCACAACCATGTTTCCTTCTTGCTCGAACGCAACATCAAATGACAACCCGTAAACCATCTACGGCAAACAACCTTGCATACATCTAGGCTTGATTCTCATACCATCATCTCATAGTGCTCTCTTACGTTGTACATTTTTACAACCCTAgttaggcgagctttatcgggaaaatacatgccctttgccagcaccgttggtctagactcatcccacattgttgTCCGAATTTCGTCAAGATCCCTTGTGAGGGAAtccatgttgatacccaatttttcccataatattttcaaaactatgcctTGGCACCAAatagtatttttcatacaatttctgcatttttaaaatattttaattaatttatcccaacattttatttataaaacaatcattgattgcatcacaaaatagttttataataatttttgtggcttaatttatcatttgcatttatattaagttttaattattgcacaaatagccacattggtatttttaggatgcaattgcaattactttgtgattatagcctatgcatgcattattatattattttttaccgaaaaataaccttttatattaattaaatattaagtaattacttTAAAACATTTCCATGCATGaaatttttttttacaatttattaaccattttttaaaattattttagcaattaattacatatttaacaaatagccccttttATTTTGGACCTAGCCTACTAAATTAACCCAATTTTAACCCCCCCCCCAATCCCAATCGGGCCCAAAAACTTACCTAGCCCAAATCTATAACACCCAACCCGGCCCCAAATCCTTtcaatcttggtcgttgatcacagagatcaacggccaccattacCCCTTACATTTTTTAGTTCCAAACGACCCCCTCCCCAAACCCGGCCATTCTCACCCAAACAGCCGTCCTAAAACCCATTTCCTTTCCAATGAACCTAACCCTAATCCACCCTCACCGGCACTTATCTATGGCCATTcatggtggtttctcaccacccccAGGCCTCTAATGGTCTCTCCTATACTGGTATCACCATCTccagggtcctcaagggaccagggttagtTTGCTTATGACTTTGGTCTTTGCTCGCCAGTTTCAGGATGTTCCGGTTCGATTttgagtaagatcttcctatatCGCCTTAGATCTATGGATTTCTAAGCTTGCTTCTTCACCTCTGtgttgttcttctcgaaaccctaatttttgtcctttgaacttctcagatCTGTGCAAGATCTGAGATAGATCGAACCTATTTCGTATGAGTTTTACAAgaactttctgatttttgaatggttttccatttcttctaaactagggtttcccgaaaatttcttttttcaaaaacatttgataattttgagtgtttaatcttctatttattatgtgttttaATCGATTTCGTAAGGTTTGCTCTAACCCTAACCTGTTTATGCTATAAAACCTAATTTTTTCAACATTTTGTTTGGTTCTAAGTTACTTGTGTACCGACTTTGTCTTATGCTTTGGTtcctgtgatttttctttagcctaATTAGATGTCTTGCGATTTTTATCCTGATATGCTTCTACTAAGGTTATTGGTTCGACTCCCTACTGATTCTATGTGTCTATATTTATTTTTGcctattcatggtaaacctatatTTTCACCCTTAAATCAGTGTTGATTTGAATTCTTGATTTATCAATCCGTTTCCTGACTATTcctttctttccttaattgaaaTTGTCTGCTACACTTGCTGACTCTTTGcatgattctttccttaattaaacacTTGACTCTCTATTTTGAAGCTCTttatttttggtttgatttgaactctttTCTTTAACAAGACCTCTGATTCTTACTTCTTCTCTCCGTTTAATTGAACCgcttgccttaattagttcctATCATTACCGCTGgttgattttccttaattaaggAGAAAAACTATGTTGAATCcttgtgtgattgattctgaaattccTTAATTGTTGATTGATGATTACTTTACCTTATTTACTCTACTCTTGAGCTACTATATAAACTCTCTTATTTTAACTTCTTAGACACGAACACTAGTTCATCTATACTCTCACTCTCTCAAAGGCTCTCTGTTCTCTTCTGTTACTTGCAATTCTCACTAATCCAGTCGGAtgtaagccaaggctggctaTTTGCACCCTCTCTACTCTATACTCTGTATTCTCTCCTTGACTGGTATGTCATGATTTAATTCCcattccaaaactatgtgttttcTTTGTTGCTGCAGTTCATTAGTTGTGATTTCCAGGTCTATTTACTATTCTACTGTCATTAGCTCAATATGCAATCAACATGACTAGATTATACTGCCTAATTACTGTATCACTCAGCAGGTTTATGTTTGTTCTGTTAAAAGCTATAACTAGTATGTTGTTTAGCATGCCCAATCCTGCTTTAGATAATTGCATGAATCCTATTTGTTCACTAATATGTCTAAACTGCATTGTTTGTTTACTGTCTCAcccagcatgtctaaattctgcttGTTTTACATGtgattagtatttctaaaacTTTGAATGCTTCATGAAGTGCTTGTCTAGTTTGTTCATCTATGTCTTACCTACTCTACTTCACTAATTAGATCCAGTTAAGACACCTAGCACTTTCAAAGGTACTCTAGTTATGTATATTGGTCATGTCTAGAACTATGTGTTCTCAACATATCTTTGTAACTAAATGGTCAATTCCATAACTTCTTAAGTAATCTGTGTATTTGTTTGCTATCACTAATGTGCATTCTAGGTGTCCCTACCTATTTCTCCTTGTGTGAAGTCTGTTTTCCAAAGTGTTTTCTGAAGCTGTTCTAGGATtggtattctgatttcaagatgtTCTTTTTCATGCTTTTCCAACTAGTGTTTTACTCAAACCAGTACAAGTTTTCAGAAAACTCTTTTCATTCCTAATACCTGTATTTATACtgtttaccaaactctttcaaatcattatgctttctcacattactcttagattactaagtcatgcccctctggtatgtgtactgctttgagatccttgagatctctctgaaacTCTGGCATATCATGGAATGCACTTCCAAACTGCACATAAATCAGTTCTTACTTCAGAAAGGTCTGGGTGTGAGCAATGCCCGGGatctttgaggtccttagggaactctgatacacctagacatgaaattggttATGGAACTGTGGGCACTTGAGACTACTGAAGGCTTGGAAATTACTTTGGGCCTagttcaggctccctatagtttaatGTATATTTataattatgtaattcattcaattCTTGGTccgtaataattaattgtaaaaaatattggggtgactagtgaaaaaggggagggggagggggggtaGTTGTACATTGTGGGTAAaggttgggtagataacatgcctatagggtttattgTGATTTACATGTGCTGTTTTAgacaatatgcctataggatttcttggTTGAAATGAATTCTACCTGCTCCATTTCATATAAtttgatatcatgcctatagggtgtaaaGTAACTGAGGTTTAATTTTTATTACAGCATGTATTCAAATTCAtctccttagaaatcatgcctatagggatttcgcTTTGGTCAAATAAGTTCTGCTTGCTTCACCTTAtgtttaattagaaatcatgcctataggatctaaaaccggTTTAGTTAGACCTAAAATCAGTTTAACTTTAACTCATGTTTGTAGATTCTGAATCGATTTAATTAACTAATTTATTtgcttctttaataagttttcaacaCTGTATTAATTAACAttactagaaatcatgcctataggatccaaatggCCCATTTAAAATTATTTGTTGTTTTACTACATTCATGATCAAAGATTAGATACCATACTCATAGGACATTACTATTATACGACTAGGCAAACCTATTGAGCGATTAAAAATCCTACGACTGTAAAACTATGCTCTGTTATCTATGACTGCTCATGTTCAATAGATCTAAAAAAATCAGTAGGAAAACTatgtctttgacactttggtcctaacTCAATATTGCATATTCACTGCTCACCTAGGTATCATGTTCTAGAGTTCCTCTTAAATATCTGAAAACTGTTGTTTAAGACGTGCAGTTACTTgttctgtttgtggaggtaaaatatgagcctttaattgttccctctttaatgcggtcctaattgttttggttgACGCCTaaatttttctcctttaagtactttAGGATGGTCTaaaactacctaaattagaggtcctaaatacctccagggcagCAAGGAAGGGACGAGTAATGCACGCATAAgatatctttcaaggttgctagaacgttTTAGGCtttgaccaaggggagggaattgggtagtaaggatatgatgactacgtgctaatgtcat encodes the following:
- the LOC138871004 gene encoding uncharacterized protein, translating into MKWTHNGNHFNLDVDLISLQLIRRIEASIRYKIKEYITSVYQEYGCTITKRKVYLGRKHAFEIVYGDWDKSFASLPRYMAALKHFNLRTIVEWMLERSAGIPEYIFRYVFWAFKPAIDGFVHCRPVISIDGTHVYGKYDIKLLITVVVDANGQIFLLAFSIFANESQETWTLFLNHLKQHVVKQHCICLISDWHGGILSFVENFPE